Proteins encoded by one window of uncultured Methanobrevibacter sp.:
- a CDS encoding DUF3100 domain-containing protein — protein MISNNDDTNEIQHIYREKTDKRILKKNPWKDYGLHLTVLLLVIIAELIGPIKIPITQGVEVSIMPLLYTMVLGLVFYLAKPITWIQRKQSRVAEGAMMLFIGVLIAKLAVSSGQSIHLIFEMGPALLLQELGHLATIFIALPVAILLGFKRETIGMTNSIGREPEVAVVVDKYGFNSPESRGIFALFIVGTIIGTVFISFLTSISVSVLPLHPFAFAMASGVGSASMNAASLGPTLAAFPGLETQIEAFAGFSNLLSFSIGIYIVIFIALPLTEKLYEFLEPKLGKKAIFTQEDESDINQEGGE, from the coding sequence ATTATTTCAAATAATGATGATACGAATGAAATTCAACATATTTATCGTGAAAAAACGGATAAACGTATTCTAAAGAAAAATCCCTGGAAAGATTATGGGTTACATTTAACTGTACTGCTTTTAGTAATTATTGCTGAGTTAATCGGGCCGATAAAGATACCGATTACACAAGGAGTCGAAGTCAGCATAATGCCTTTGCTTTATACTATGGTTCTTGGTTTGGTATTTTACCTTGCAAAACCAATCACATGGATTCAAAGAAAACAATCCAGAGTTGCTGAAGGGGCGATGATGCTTTTTATTGGTGTTTTAATAGCAAAATTAGCTGTTTCAAGTGGTCAATCAATTCATTTAATCTTTGAAATGGGTCCTGCATTGCTGTTGCAGGAATTAGGGCATTTGGCCACAATTTTCATTGCACTTCCGGTCGCTATACTTTTAGGATTTAAACGTGAAACAATAGGTATGACCAATTCAATTGGCCGTGAACCTGAAGTAGCAGTGGTTGTAGATAAATATGGATTCAATTCTCCGGAATCTAGGGGAATATTTGCTCTGTTTATTGTTGGAACAATTATAGGTACAGTATTTATTAGTTTTTTAACAAGCATTTCTGTTTCAGTTTTACCTTTACATCCTTTTGCATTTGCTATGGCTAGTGGTGTAGGTAGTGCAAGTATGAATGCGGCATCTCTTGGACCTACTCTTGCAGCATTTCCTGGATTGGAAACTCAAATTGAAGCATTTGCAGGGTTCAGTAATCTGCTGTCATTTTCTATAGGAATATATATTGTAATTTTCATTGCACTTCCTTTAACTGAAAAATTATATGAATTTTTAGAGCCTAAATTAGGTAAAAAAGCTATATTCACTCAGGAAGATGAATCAGATATTAATCAGGAAGGGGGAGAATAA
- a CDS encoding DUF1743 domain-containing protein: MNVLHIGIDDTDSPDGMCTTFLASQIINKLKENEIDILDYPRLIRLNPFARFKTRGNGGVSFKIENDEKADLARRIVLEEVEKLSMFDCDNTNPGVIFYEGEITGEMEDYAFRAIYEFITIGEAEEFGKSVGCEIHKFKKGRGIIGSIAAISLPLSDFTFELLTYRSSENYGTKRQIDYESVYEMDKKTFPDTFENIDYGENYIAIEPKTPCPVLYGIRSNTVEALKTAKGIVSVGEPVVDWCIFKTNQHTDMHIQKVDNIDSMKQFGCYEVVGEVKNKPKIIDGGHMFFYIFDESGEIECGAYEPTKSFRNTVSDLRPGDIIRVFGGIGEQNTFNIEKFQVISLNDVEYKNPVCECGKRMTSAGKNKGFKCKKCGKKIESSKKVPIIINRNLKNSKFYETPVSARRHLSKPLCRMDIN, translated from the coding sequence ATTAATGTTTTACATATTGGAATAGATGACACTGACTCTCCCGATGGAATGTGCACAACATTTCTGGCCAGTCAGATAATCAATAAACTCAAAGAAAATGAAATTGATATTTTGGATTATCCAAGATTAATAAGATTAAATCCTTTTGCCAGATTTAAAACCCGGGGAAATGGAGGAGTCAGTTTTAAAATTGAAAATGATGAAAAGGCAGATCTGGCTCGTAGAATCGTATTGGAAGAAGTGGAAAAATTATCAATGTTTGATTGTGACAATACAAATCCTGGTGTAATCTTTTATGAAGGCGAAATTACAGGTGAAATGGAGGATTATGCATTCAGAGCTATTTATGAATTCATTACTATTGGGGAAGCGGAAGAATTTGGAAAATCCGTAGGATGTGAGATTCATAAATTCAAAAAAGGAAGGGGGATTATAGGTTCAATTGCCGCAATTAGTCTGCCGTTGTCTGATTTTACATTTGAACTGCTCACTTACAGATCATCTGAAAATTATGGAACTAAACGCCAAATAGATTATGAATCAGTTTATGAAATGGATAAAAAAACATTTCCAGATACATTTGAAAATATTGATTATGGAGAAAATTACATTGCAATAGAACCCAAAACTCCATGTCCTGTATTATATGGGATAAGGTCAAATACTGTTGAGGCATTGAAAACCGCTAAAGGCATTGTCAGTGTAGGTGAGCCTGTTGTGGACTGGTGTATTTTTAAAACCAATCAGCATACTGATATGCATATTCAAAAAGTGGACAATATTGATTCAATGAAACAGTTCGGATGTTATGAAGTAGTTGGGGAGGTTAAAAATAAACCTAAAATCATTGATGGCGGGCATATGTTCTTTTATATCTTTGATGAATCTGGTGAAATTGAATGCGGAGCATATGAGCCAACAAAATCATTCAGAAATACTGTTTCTGATTTACGTCCGGGCGATATCATCAGGGTATTTGGAGGAATCGGTGAGCAAAATACTTTTAACATTGAAAAGTTTCAGGTTATTAGTTTGAACGATGTTGAGTATAAAAATCCTGTTTGTGAATGTGGAAAAAGGATGACTTCTGCCGGAAAAAATAAAGGATTTAAATGTAAAAAATGCGGAAAAAAAATTGAATCTAGCAAAAAAGTTCCTATTATTATCAATCGAAATTTAAAAAATTCAAAATTTTATGAAACGCCGGTTTCTGCAAGACGACATTTATCAAAACCCCTTTGTAGAATGGATATTAATTAA
- a CDS encoding transcriptional regulator, giving the protein MLTRANLLQQIENLLKSQGYKTSDIYDQGSFDIVARKNLLILLLKTFLNIDSINEHNAHEMKQLANIFLASPIIIGEKSRNGLLEEGVIYERYDIPTIGLDTFKNMIVYNEYPEILADRGGYFVKIDGNVIKQYREEYSMSLKDLANLAHVSRATMYKYENGIVRANTETAMILEEILNTKVTLDIDLLKQPQKEDIEYSNDVNDLSKLGYGVLSTNKGPFDAVAKMKSSDKHSPLLTNVEKNRTEKTLKRMAVPLKDLSMVTTSEPVFIINNKKIKESIGTIPVIKSWELKEFENSKELLKLIKERKEN; this is encoded by the coding sequence ATGTTAACTCGTGCAAACTTGTTACAGCAAATCGAAAATTTACTAAAATCACAGGGCTATAAAACCTCAGACATTTATGATCAGGGATCATTTGATATCGTAGCAAGAAAAAACCTGTTAATTTTACTTTTAAAAACTTTTTTAAACATTGACAGTATCAATGAACATAATGCTCATGAAATGAAGCAATTGGCCAATATTTTTCTTGCTTCACCAATAATCATTGGAGAAAAATCAAGAAATGGCCTTCTTGAAGAAGGAGTTATTTATGAAAGGTATGATATTCCAACAATCGGCCTGGACACATTTAAAAATATGATTGTCTATAATGAATATCCTGAAATTCTAGCTGACAGAGGAGGATATTTTGTAAAGATAGATGGAAATGTCATAAAGCAATACCGTGAAGAATATTCAATGTCACTTAAAGATTTGGCCAATCTTGCACATGTTTCACGTGCTACAATGTATAAATATGAAAATGGGATTGTCCGTGCAAATACTGAGACTGCCATGATTTTAGAAGAAATACTGAATACAAAAGTAACATTAGACATTGACCTGTTAAAACAACCTCAAAAAGAGGATATTGAATATAGTAATGATGTTAATGATTTATCCAAACTAGGATATGGAGTATTATCTACAAATAAAGGTCCTTTTGATGCAGTTGCAAAAATGAAAAGTTCGGACAAGCATTCACCATTGCTTACTAATGTTGAAAAAAACAGAACCGAAAAAACCTTAAAAAGAATGGCAGTTCCACTGAAAGACCTGTCAATGGTTACAACATCAGAACCTGTTTTTATAATAAACAATAAAAAAATAAAAGAGTCCATTGGTACAATCCCAGTTATAAAATCCTGGGAATTGAAAGAATTTGAAAATTCAAAGGAATTATTAAAGTTAATAAAAGAGAGAAAAGAAAATTAA
- a CDS encoding heavy metal-binding domain-containing protein has protein sequence MVSVEQFPISTANDIPGFKIVETKGFIYGLTVRSRGAGGQIGAGIKSIFGGEIKQYVTMMEESRDEALERAIQHAQELGANAIVAIRFDSNEISDVMQEILVYGTAVVVEKE, from the coding sequence ATGGTATCTGTAGAACAATTTCCAATATCAACTGCAAATGATATTCCGGGATTTAAAATAGTGGAAACAAAAGGATTCATTTATGGTTTAACTGTTAGAAGTAGAGGTGCCGGTGGACAAATTGGTGCTGGAATAAAATCTATATTCGGTGGTGAAATCAAACAGTATGTAACCATGATGGAAGAATCAAGGGATGAAGCATTAGAAAGAGCAATTCAACATGCACAGGAGTTAGGTGCTAACGCTATTGTTGCTATCAGATTTGACTCAAATGAAATATCTGATGTAATGCAAGAGATTCTTGTTTATGGAACTGCTGTTGTAGTTGAAAAAGAATAG
- the serA gene encoding phosphoglycerate dehydrogenase, which produces MKVLIADSINEKGIEILREYSEVVVDTSITPEELENTIHEYDGIIVRSRTKLTADIIKKADNLKIIARAGVGVDNIDLEAATEKGIMVVNSPESTSVTVAEHTMGLILSMARKISIADKSVKEGKWEKKKFMGVELRNKTLGVIGMGRIGSQVVNRCKAFEMDAMAYDPYLPEEVAKQMGVELTDLDTVLKNADFITIHVPLTPETKHSISAEQFELMKDTAFIVNCARGGIIDEDALYDALVNNKIGGAALDVYEEEPPAEDSKLFELDNIVLTPHIAASTKEAQRDAAIIVAEEIIELAKGKSPANVLNMPRIDSATYQELAPYMELCDKLGSFISQGVNGKIKEIEIIYSGEIAEISNLELLTRTVIQGAVNPFLSSPVNAVNAPLVAKDRGISITEGRKSNSRGYDSLIKIIARSANDEFSAIGTHLHESRILKVNDYWVDVIPEGHMFIAKYEDVPGSIGKIGTKLGEHNVNIGIMQVGRDEKGGRAIMVLTLDKEIPKDVIKEIQALDNVYEANGLEL; this is translated from the coding sequence ATGAAAGTACTCATAGCTGATTCAATTAATGAGAAGGGTATTGAAATTTTACGGGAGTATTCTGAAGTTGTTGTAGATACCAGCATTACTCCTGAAGAATTAGAAAATACCATTCATGAATACGATGGAATCATCGTTAGAAGTCGGACAAAACTTACTGCAGACATTATTAAAAAAGCAGACAACTTAAAAATAATCGCAAGAGCCGGTGTCGGAGTAGATAACATCGATTTAGAAGCTGCAACTGAAAAAGGTATTATGGTCGTTAACTCACCAGAATCCACTTCCGTTACCGTAGCTGAACACACAATGGGATTAATTCTCAGTATGGCTCGTAAGATTTCTATTGCAGACAAATCTGTTAAAGAAGGTAAATGGGAAAAGAAAAAATTTATGGGCGTAGAACTTAGAAATAAAACTCTTGGTGTAATCGGTATGGGAAGAATCGGTTCACAGGTAGTAAACAGATGTAAAGCATTTGAAATGGATGCAATGGCTTATGATCCATATTTACCTGAAGAAGTTGCAAAACAGATGGGTGTAGAATTAACCGATTTGGACACCGTATTGAAAAATGCCGACTTTATTACAATTCACGTGCCACTTACTCCTGAAACCAAACACTCAATATCTGCAGAACAATTTGAATTAATGAAAGATACTGCATTTATTGTAAATTGTGCTCGTGGAGGAATCATTGATGAAGACGCATTATATGATGCTTTAGTTAATAATAAAATTGGCGGAGCTGCTTTAGACGTATACGAAGAAGAGCCACCTGCTGAAGATTCAAAATTATTTGAACTTGACAATATTGTATTAACCCCCCACATTGCAGCTTCAACTAAGGAAGCTCAAAGAGATGCTGCTATTATCGTGGCTGAAGAAATTATTGAACTTGCTAAAGGCAAATCACCTGCAAATGTATTAAACATGCCACGTATTGACAGTGCTACCTACCAAGAGTTAGCTCCATATATGGAATTATGTGACAAATTAGGTAGCTTTATCTCACAAGGTGTTAACGGTAAAATTAAAGAAATTGAAATCATTTACAGTGGTGAAATAGCAGAAATCAGCAATCTTGAATTATTAACAAGAACTGTTATTCAAGGTGCAGTAAATCCATTCCTAAGTTCACCTGTCAATGCAGTAAATGCTCCTCTTGTTGCTAAAGATAGAGGAATAAGCATTACAGAAGGTAGAAAAAGCAATTCCAGAGGATATGACTCATTAATTAAAATTATTGCTAGAAGTGCAAATGACGAGTTTTCAGCTATCGGAACACACTTACACGAATCAAGAATCCTAAAAGTAAATGACTATTGGGTCGATGTTATTCCTGAAGGACACATGTTTATTGCAAAATATGAGGATGTTCCTGGAAGCATTGGTAAAATAGGTACAAAATTAGGAGAACATAATGTAAACATCGGAATTATGCAAGTTGGAAGAGATGAAAAAGGTGGAAGAGCCATCATGGTTCTGACTTTAGATAAAGAAATTCCAAAAGATGTTATAAAAGAAATCCAAGCTTTAGACAATGTTTATGAAGCTAACGGATTAGAACTATAA
- a CDS encoding Mov34/MPN/PAD-1 family protein: protein MSFISKLLGNDDEEFREVRVDREVLESVIYYSKKAYPNEFLAFFDGEIKDKILYITSLLFVPGETCETGAVVHTELIPMTTKYLGSVHCHPGPSAMPSDADLTTFSRYGYFHMIVCLPYSLETFKAYDRYGQPMDYSIGDYGYMVEDNPDDFFDESDVVTDDDEFKPGFFDEKDDEFFKNLNDEEMHPNHYEEFEKRNQINVISNTQMPNHVIKIELNPDGSIKRVSRDFKD, encoded by the coding sequence ATGAGTTTTATATCAAAATTATTAGGCAATGATGATGAAGAGTTTAGAGAAGTGAGAGTTGATAGGGAAGTTTTGGAATCTGTAATTTATTATTCAAAAAAAGCTTATCCGAATGAATTTCTGGCATTTTTTGACGGTGAAATTAAAGATAAAATTCTTTATATTACTAGTTTATTATTCGTACCTGGCGAAACCTGTGAGACCGGTGCTGTTGTTCACACTGAACTGATTCCGATGACTACTAAATATTTAGGATCTGTTCACTGCCATCCTGGACCTAGTGCAATGCCGTCTGATGCTGATTTAACAACTTTTTCCAGATATGGATATTTTCACATGATTGTTTGTCTTCCTTATTCCCTTGAAACATTTAAGGCCTATGACAGGTATGGTCAGCCTATGGATTATAGCATTGGCGATTATGGTTATATGGTTGAGGATAATCCTGATGATTTTTTCGATGAAAGTGACGTTGTAACTGATGATGATGAATTTAAACCTGGTTTTTTCGATGAAAAAGATGATGAATTCTTTAAAAATCTAAATGATGAAGAAATGCATCCAAATCATTATGAGGAATTCGAAAAGAGAAATCAGATTAATGTAATTTCCAATACTCAAATGCCAAATCATGTAATTAAAATAGAACTTAATCCCGACGGCAGTATTAAAAGAGTTTCCAGGGATTTCAAAGACTAA
- a CDS encoding tRNA(His) guanylyltransferase Thg1 family protein, which translates to MKEFEVYSSLRVPKNSKIIMRLDGRSFHSLARDLKLVKPYDENFYKVISEVCKDLFEEFSPIFVYTFSDEISLLFDKVPFDGRVEKLNSVVASFTASSFVMHYGVQFKKPPAFDSRIIPVTDGDIYNYFKWRQDECWRNCVNSHGISYLKSRYSNSEANDKIKGMNLSDVQELLFENGININHVETYKKRGIGIYRKNKKVVGFNKKENKNQTSYRSYVCADWEIPIFSEEFFNQLR; encoded by the coding sequence ATGAAGGAATTTGAAGTTTATTCATCACTTAGAGTTCCGAAAAACTCTAAGATTATCATGCGTTTGGATGGAAGAAGCTTCCATTCTCTGGCTCGTGATTTGAAACTGGTTAAACCATATGATGAAAATTTTTATAAAGTAATCTCTGAAGTCTGCAAAGACCTGTTTGAAGAATTTTCACCGATTTTTGTTTACACCTTTTCTGATGAAATAAGCTTGCTTTTTGATAAGGTTCCTTTTGACGGCAGGGTTGAAAAACTCAATTCTGTTGTTGCGAGTTTCACAGCCAGTTCCTTCGTCATGCATTATGGCGTCCAGTTTAAAAAGCCTCCTGCTTTTGATTCAAGGATTATTCCTGTAACTGATGGTGATATCTATAACTATTTCAAATGGAGACAGGATGAGTGCTGGAGAAATTGTGTCAATTCACATGGAATTTCGTACCTCAAATCGAGGTATTCAAATTCTGAAGCGAACGATAAAATAAAAGGCATGAACTTAAGTGATGTTCAGGAATTATTGTTTGAAAATGGCATTAACATTAACCATGTTGAAACCTATAAGAAAAGAGGAATTGGAATATATAGGAAAAATAAAAAAGTGGTCGGTTTTAACAAAAAAGAAAATAAAAATCAGACATCATACAGAAGCTATGTTTGTGCAGACTGGGAAATCCCTATATTCAGTGAGGAATTTTTTAATCAGTTAAGGTGA
- a CDS encoding aspartate dehydrogenase yields MKVGIIGCGAIANIITTSMVPEDNGIEIAYFFDKDIERAENLASLAGGVAVLDFNDMLNNVDLVLECASPDSVKELAPKILKHGKDMIIMSIGAFMDMDFYTEVLEIAKKNNAKIHLPSGAVVGLDGIKAVAKFGLEEVNLVTRKSPKSLGKEIDKEEILFEGKASEAVKEFPLNINVAATISMACNRDIDVKIIVDPNVDRNVHEITAKGDFGEFKTITMNYPCAANPKTSMLAALSAIRLLKSFNETISVGM; encoded by the coding sequence ATGAAGGTAGGTATTATAGGATGTGGAGCTATCGCTAACATTATTACAACCAGCATGGTTCCCGAAGATAATGGTATTGAAATTGCATATTTTTTTGATAAAGATATAGAAAGAGCTGAAAATCTGGCAAGTTTGGCCGGTGGAGTAGCTGTGCTTGATTTTAACGATATGTTGAATAATGTAGATTTGGTTTTGGAATGTGCTTCACCGGACTCTGTTAAGGAACTTGCTCCAAAAATATTAAAACATGGAAAAGACATGATTATAATGAGTATTGGAGCATTTATGGATATGGATTTTTATACAGAGGTATTGGAAATTGCCAAAAAGAACAATGCCAAAATACATTTGCCGTCTGGTGCGGTTGTTGGTTTGGATGGAATAAAGGCAGTAGCCAAATTCGGACTTGAGGAAGTTAATCTCGTCACACGCAAATCTCCTAAATCTCTTGGAAAGGAAATTGATAAAGAGGAAATCCTTTTTGAAGGAAAAGCTTCAGAAGCAGTTAAGGAATTCCCGTTAAACATTAATGTTGCAGCAACTATTAGTATGGCATGTAACAGGGATATTGATGTTAAAATTATTGTCGATCCGAATGTTGACAGGAATGTTCATGAGATTACTGCAAAAGGTGATTTTGGTGAATTTAAAACTATAACTATGAATTATCCGTGTGCAGCCAATCCTAAAACAAGTATGCTAGCAGCACTTTCAGCAATCAGGTTGCTTAAAAGTTTTAATGAAACTATCAGTGTGGGAATGTAA
- a CDS encoding PRC-barrel domain-containing protein yields MVEVSKLRSLDIYTNTGHYVGRVEDVVLNIRLGTISKLQVRAIEQERRPTGFVNQFLGSIRGETPEDNDMRSFQNDVLSVDFDKVQAIGDIMLINPRDMKKINHEPQIPDAPTPRQPETQPQNETQVQFD; encoded by the coding sequence ATGGTAGAAGTTTCAAAATTACGCAGTTTAGATATTTATACCAACACAGGACATTATGTTGGTCGTGTAGAAGATGTTGTTCTTAATATTAGATTAGGAACTATTTCAAAATTACAAGTTAGAGCAATTGAACAAGAAAGAAGGCCTACTGGTTTTGTTAATCAATTTTTAGGAAGTATTCGTGGTGAAACTCCGGAGGATAATGATATGAGATCCTTCCAAAATGATGTATTGTCAGTTGATTTTGATAAAGTTCAAGCTATTGGGGATATTATGTTAATTAACCCTAGGGACATGAAAAAAATAAACCATGAACCTCAAATCCCTGATGCACCAACTCCAAGACAACCTGAAACTCAGCCACAAAATGAAACTCAAGTTCAATTCGACTAA
- a CDS encoding tRNA-binding protein, producing MWDTTKDYRILVASKARENYLNLIPTASFRGSWNKKQAVNLGKQMNSDFQSLTYSYLEGDELVNSPDVEALKQKALKIIEYLGGDDWNKKFLNNAPKEDREKTQENIAKVRFFLDTIIGLKDRLALGPINDPIMGVDIKVGEVMSVTQHPKNENLMLCNVNLGKRAITVVTNDLNVKDDNKVGVSLLPPQSFSDIVSEGMFLGMNGSILKDVDGELGQMPKGIPMESLNETRNLVENYLK from the coding sequence TTGTGGGATACAACAAAAGATTATAGAATTTTAGTAGCAAGCAAAGCAAGAGAAAATTACTTGAATCTCATTCCAACAGCTTCATTTCGAGGTAGCTGGAATAAAAAGCAAGCAGTCAACTTGGGAAAACAAATGAATAGTGATTTTCAATCATTGACTTATTCTTATTTGGAAGGAGATGAATTGGTAAACTCTCCCGATGTTGAAGCATTAAAACAAAAAGCTTTAAAAATTATTGAATATTTAGGTGGAGATGACTGGAATAAAAAGTTTTTAAACAATGCTCCAAAGGAAGATAGAGAAAAAACCCAGGAAAACATTGCAAAAGTGAGATTTTTCCTAGATACAATAATCGGCCTAAAAGACAGATTGGCATTAGGTCCAATCAATGACCCTATTATGGGTGTTGACATTAAAGTCGGAGAGGTAATGAGCGTTACACAACATCCGAAAAATGAAAACCTAATGCTTTGTAATGTAAATTTGGGAAAACGTGCAATCACTGTTGTTACCAACGATTTGAATGTTAAAGATGACAATAAAGTTGGAGTCTCCTTACTTCCACCACAATCATTCAGTGACATCGTCAGTGAAGGAATGTTTTTAGGAATGAACGGAAGCATCCTTAAAGATGTTGATGGGGAACTTGGCCAAATGCCTAAAGGAATCCCAATGGAATCCCTTAATGAAACCCGTAATTTAGTTGAAAATTACCTAAAATAA
- a CDS encoding lactaldehyde dehydrogenase, whose amino-acid sequence MDMLIGGKHISSDDLAEVKNPYNGEIIDTVPIAHRQTADLAITEANSAKESLQEMSAFKVSNKLFNVVEKLKDNRENFARLLSMEVGKPINESLVELDRSIETLKLAAEEAKRIYGESVPLDAGLNGKGFFAFTQRLPLGVVAAITPFNYPLNLTIHKIAPAIACKNTVIIKPPTEAPLTVMKFAELLNEEFPEGVVNTVTGFGSEVGDYLVTSSNVDKISFTGSVTTGLMISQKAGMKKVTLELGGNDPMVVLKDADIDKAVRGVINGAFLNAGQVCMGVKRIIIEDDIADEFADKLVSKTEELVMGNPLDKSTTLGTLISEKAAIQVEETVSNAVSDGAKILTGGIRDGAFYQATVIDNVTPDMDLVINETFGPVAPIIRVNNIDEAINVANDTEYGLQAGVFTNNYQNAMRCVGEIEAGTVFINKQSTFRTDNMPFGGFKNSGVGKEGIKYAVEEMTKTKLIGLNLR is encoded by the coding sequence ATGGATATGCTGATTGGAGGAAAACACATTTCAAGTGATGATTTGGCTGAAGTAAAAAATCCATATAATGGTGAAATAATTGATACAGTTCCTATTGCCCATAGACAAACTGCAGATTTGGCAATAACTGAAGCAAACAGTGCAAAGGAAAGTCTGCAGGAAATGTCTGCTTTCAAGGTTTCAAATAAACTGTTCAATGTAGTTGAAAAACTCAAGGATAATCGGGAAAATTTTGCAAGGCTATTGTCTATGGAAGTTGGAAAACCGATTAATGAATCTTTAGTTGAGCTTGATAGGTCAATTGAAACTCTTAAGCTGGCTGCTGAAGAGGCAAAAAGAATCTACGGCGAAAGTGTCCCATTGGATGCCGGTTTAAATGGAAAAGGATTTTTTGCATTTACACAACGTTTGCCTTTAGGCGTTGTTGCAGCTATTACTCCATTTAACTATCCTTTAAACTTGACAATTCACAAAATTGCACCTGCAATTGCATGTAAAAATACTGTAATCATAAAACCTCCAACAGAAGCGCCCTTGACTGTTATGAAATTTGCAGAACTGTTAAATGAGGAATTTCCCGAAGGTGTTGTAAATACAGTTACAGGATTCGGTTCTGAAGTTGGAGACTATCTAGTCACATCATCCAATGTTGATAAAATTTCATTTACTGGAAGCGTTACAACAGGACTGATGATATCTCAAAAAGCAGGAATGAAAAAAGTTACATTGGAACTTGGCGGAAATGATCCTATGGTGGTGTTGAAAGATGCAGACATTGATAAGGCAGTACGCGGAGTAATCAATGGGGCTTTTTTAAATGCTGGCCAGGTCTGCATGGGCGTTAAAAGAATCATCATTGAAGATGATATTGCTGATGAATTTGCAGATAAATTGGTAAGTAAAACTGAAGAACTGGTAATGGGCAATCCGTTGGACAAATCAACTACTCTTGGAACATTAATATCTGAAAAAGCGGCAATTCAAGTTGAAGAAACTGTAAGTAATGCTGTAAGTGATGGGGCTAAAATCCTTACTGGAGGAATTCGTGATGGCGCATTTTATCAGGCTACAGTAATTGATAATGTTACACCAGATATGGATTTGGTGATAAATGAGACATTTGGCCCTGTAGCACCGATTATTCGTGTAAATAATATTGATGAAGCAATAAATGTAGCTAATGATACAGAATACGGCCTTCAGGCAGGGGTATTTACAAACAATTATCAAAATGCAATGAGATGTGTTGGTGAAATTGAAGCTGGAACAGTATTTATAAACAAACAGTCAACTTTTAGAACTGATAACATGCCGTTTGGTGGGTTTAAAAATAGTGGAGTTGGTAAGGAAGGCATTAAATATGCTGTAGAAGAGATGACAAAAACTAAGCTAATTGGATTGAATTTAAGATAG
- a CDS encoding TMEM175 family protein — METTRFETFFDAIIAIIITVLVLKIPQPATPTLNGILELNYIYAAYFLSFLILYNIWYANHNLFQVVDTIDNSCVWIYGTMTFVISLLPYFTIWLANHVYSVPAETMFGLIFIVTHILNTLANRAIYRSNPYNQQLHDLNFNSYYMNIPIIILVLGFILTYTVYVPGIFICCLISVVLWILLGRLLRRKAYGN, encoded by the coding sequence ATGGAAACTACAAGATTTGAAACATTTTTCGATGCAATAATTGCAATCATAATAACCGTTCTGGTTTTGAAAATTCCGCAGCCTGCAACGCCTACATTAAATGGAATTCTTGAACTAAACTATATTTATGCTGCTTATTTCCTTAGTTTTCTAATATTATATAACATCTGGTATGCAAATCATAACCTCTTTCAGGTCGTTGATACAATAGACAACAGCTGTGTGTGGATTTATGGAACAATGACCTTTGTTATTTCACTGCTACCCTATTTTACAATTTGGCTTGCAAATCATGTTTATTCCGTCCCTGCAGAGACAATGTTCGGATTAATTTTTATCGTAACACATATTTTGAATACATTAGCCAATAGAGCAATTTACAGAAGCAACCCATATAATCAGCAGCTGCATGATTTGAATTTCAATTCCTACTATATGAACATTCCAATCATCATACTGGTTCTCGGGTTCATTTTAACATATACAGTATACGTACCCGGAATTTTCATTTGCTGCCTGATATCTGTTGTTCTATGGATTTTATTAGGCAGATTATTGAGGAGGAAAGCTTATGGAAACTGA